The DNA sequence CAAAAAATATTGCTGGTAGAACCTTTCTGCATTTCATAATCTTCACTCCTTTATTTTTCCAAAAACGAGATTTCCTATCAATTTTTCTAAATCTATTGGTGGTTCTGTCTCATACAAAGTACCGCCAGGTTCTATTAATGTATCTGATCCTCCGGGTGTGATTTCTACATACTTTTCTCCCAGAAGTCCTTTTGTTCGGATAGAAGCAATAGCATCTTCCTGGAGTTTTACATCATCCCGAATCAATAAGGTGACTACTGATTCATAATTAATAAGTTTAATAGTATTAACCTTACCCACTTCAACACCTGATATTTCTACTCCGGTATTTTTTTTAAGGCCTTTAACCGTAGTAAAAACGGCTTTTACCGGGTAATAATGATCACCCAAAAGATTGATATTCCCAAATTTCACAGAGATATAACCCATACAGAGCAGGCCAAAAAAAATAAAGATTCCAACAGCAATTTCAACATCGAATTTCTTCATAATATTTGTTACCTTTTTAGAGTATTGAGAATATAGTTATTTTATAACAATAGGGCCTTCCAATTCAGCGTGAATGAACTGATGAATTACAGGATCTTTTGAACCCTTTATTTCTTCCGGAGTACCTGCAGCAAGTATCTTTCCATCATATAACATAGCAACCCGGTCTACCATAGAAAAAATTTCTGGAACCTCATGTGTTACTATAATAGCGGTAAAATTAAGGTTCTTTTGACATGTTCTGATCAAGTTATGTACTGCTTTGCCTATAAGGGGATCAAGACCAGTTGTTGGCTCATCAAAAAGGACTATTTCAGGATGCATAACCAGACATCGGGCAAGGGCTACTCTTTTTCTCATACCACCGCTTATCTGGGCTGGGTATTTATTTTCCTCACCGGTAAGGCCTACCCTGGCGAGTTCATGAAACACAGCATTCCTGATTTGCGAAGCCTTCATTTTTGTCTTTTCTTCAAGGGGAAATGCAACATTTTCAAATACAGTAAGGGAATCAAAAAGGGCGCCTCCCTGAAAAACAATACCAAATCGTTCTTTTAATCGTTTCAGGGACTTTCCTCTTAATCTGCTAATATCCTGATTATCCAGTAATATCTTACCCTCATCAGGTTTTATCAAACCAATAATAAGCTTTAGAAGTACCGATTTTCCCGTTCCACTGCCTCCAATTAAGGCAAGGATTTGTCCTTTTTCTACCTCTAAATTAATTCCTTGAAGTACCTTGCGGCTGTTAAAACTTTTATATAAATCGATGACTTTAATCATAGATAACCACTAAGCAACTAATAAAGACGTCATAAAATAATCCCATACCAGGATCATAACCGAAGAAAGCACTACCGCCTGTGTAGTTGCCTTGCTTACTCCTTCTGCCCCGTATCCGGTAAAATATCCCTTATAACAGCCTATCCATGTTATCAAGATACCAAAACTCAGGGACTTGTAGAAACCCTCGATGATATCTTTCATGGTAACGAAATCCTTAATTCCACCAAAATAGGTTCCCCCTGATATACTCATAAGCCCTACACCTACAGCATATCCTCCAAAAATGCCAACCACAACAAAAATAGCATTTAAGAGAGGAAGGGATATTATGCCTGCAAGTAAATTAGGAATAATGAGATACTTATAAGGATTTAAGGCCATAGCATCAAGCGCATCAATTTGTTCGGTTATTCTCATAATACCAATCTCAGCCGTTAGTGCAGAGCCTGCACATCCGGTAACCATCAAAGCAGAGATAACCGGCCCTAGTTCTCTGATCAACGATAAGGCTACGACAGGGCCTAAACTGGTTTCAGCGCCGAATTTCGCTAAGGCATAATACGTTTGCAATGCCAAAACCATCCCGGTAAATGAACCTGTCAAAACAACAACGGATGTACTTTTTACACCGATAAAATAAACTTGCTTAATAATTCTCTGTATTAAGTAAGGGGAGAAGAACATCCAGAATACGGATCGTGCGAGGAAACACGTCATGCTTCCTAATTCCCTTATGAATTTATGGAGGGAATTTCCGATAATCTTAAATGGGGTGAAGATAAAATTCATAGCAAAAGTCTAAATTTACGTTAAAGAAATTCAACTGTAGTGGCAAGGCGTGCCTTGCCACTACTGTTATAAAAGTCGCTGAAGGCCTATTTTAATGTATAGAAATTTCAATTCCGTAGGGCAACCCTTTAGGGTCGCTCTTACCCAGTACATTCCAGCGGGGAAGCAAGGCTAAAGCCTTGCCCTACATCGACTCTATTTTTTACCAGAGGCAACCTGATTTTACTGTTTTGGACCAAATATAAATAATTCTGGGCTGTCCAAAAAGCTTTTATTGGTGCAGGAGGCGATGCGGGGTTGGTCATTTCGTTCTACCTGGTGCATACAAAACACTTTTTGATGCTATTTTGAATAGCCCTGTAATTTTCGGCTATAATTTTATGATATTTTATGTCATTCTCAATGAAGCAAAAAATCCCCTTTAGGAGCACACCCTGGAATACTTTGGGTGGTAATTAAATCATTTAAGGAGAAAGTTGTCAAGAGGGTAAAACTGTATTATTAAAAAAACGTATCCTTTTAAAAATCTATATGGGTGTAGATTCCAATATACGATAATACATGTCCCTTTGCATTGCCTCGTATCCAAGATCTTTAATGAGCAATTCTATCTCTTCTTTATCCATTTGGTAGCTTACCCCGGCAGCTCTGACTACATTTTCTTCAATCATCGTACTGCCCATATCATTGGCGCCAAATTTCAACGAAAGTTGAGCGATTTTTGATCCTTGCGTAACCCATGATGCCTGAATATTCTCAATATTATCTAAATACAGACGAGAAATAGCTATCGTCCTTAAATAATCATAACTTCCGAGTAATGAAGTATGGAGTTGAGTATTTTTTGGCTGAAATGTCCATGCTATAAAGGCAGTAAATCCACCCGTTTCATCCTGAAGTTTCCGTATCTTTTCAAGGTGTTCGACACGTTCTTCCAGGGTTTCGACATGGCCAAACATCATGGTAGCGGTGGTTCGCATGCCAAGATTATGCGCCTGGTGCATAACATCAAGCCATTCTTGTGCAGTACACTTGTTTGGACTTAAGAGATTGCGGCATCGGTTAACCAGGATTTCAGCGCCTCCCCCAGGTATCGAATCAAGCCCTGCTTCATTGAGTTTTTGAATAATATCCAATACAGGGAGATTATTTAATTTTGAAAAATGGATAATCTCGGGGGGTGAGAAAGCATGGATATGAATATTATATCGTGCCTTGATAG is a window from the Candidatus Jettenia sp. genome containing:
- the mlaD gene encoding outer membrane lipid asymmetry maintenance protein MlaD produces the protein MKKFDVEIAVGIFIFFGLLCMGYISVKFGNINLLGDHYYPVKAVFTTVKGLKKNTGVEISGVEVGKVNTIKLINYESVVTLLIRDDVKLQEDAIASIRTKGLLGEKYVEITPGGSDTLIEPGGTLYETEPPIDLEKLIGNLVFGKIKE
- a CDS encoding ABC transporter ATP-binding protein, which encodes MIKVIDLYKSFNSRKVLQGINLEVEKGQILALIGGSGTGKSVLLKLIIGLIKPDEGKILLDNQDISRLRGKSLKRLKERFGIVFQGGALFDSLTVFENVAFPLEEKTKMKASQIRNAVFHELARVGLTGEENKYPAQISGGMRKRVALARCLVMHPEIVLFDEPTTGLDPLIGKAVHNLIRTCQKNLNFTAIIVTHEVPEIFSMVDRVAMLYDGKILAAGTPEEIKGSKDPVIHQFIHAELEGPIVIK
- a CDS encoding MlaE family lipid ABC transporter permease subunit, with product MTCFLARSVFWMFFSPYLIQRIIKQVYFIGVKSTSVVVLTGSFTGMVLALQTYYALAKFGAETSLGPVVALSLIRELGPVISALMVTGCAGSALTAEIGIMRITEQIDALDAMALNPYKYLIIPNLLAGIISLPLLNAIFVVVGIFGGYAVGVGLMSISGGTYFGGIKDFVTMKDIIEGFYKSLSFGILITWIGCYKGYFTGYGAEGVSKATTQAVVLSSVMILVWDYFMTSLLVA
- the mqnC gene encoding dehypoxanthine futalosine cyclase yields the protein MKPSLSYSFHEIEDILDKSLHNKRLSSQECLKLFSVKELTSLGMAADEISRRKHPENYRTYIIDRNINYTNICTSGCKFCAFYKEVEQNGTYIISKDSLFKKIEETLSLGGRQILMQGGLHPSLRLDFYVDILKSIKARYNIHIHAFSPPEIIHFSKLNNLPVLDIIQKLNEAGLDSIPGGGAEILVNRCRNLLSPNKCTAQEWLDVMHQAHNLGMRTTATMMFGHVETLEERVEHLEKIRKLQDETGGFTAFIAWTFQPKNTQLHTSLLGSYDYLRTIAISRLYLDNIENIQASWVTQGSKIAQLSLKFGANDMGSTMIEENVVRAAGVSYQMDKEEIELLIKDLGYEAMQRDMYYRILESTPI